The window GAGGCCGGGGGCGGAAGGGAGTGGCAACTCTTCTCCTTGTGGGGGGCGGAGCCAGCGGAACCGTGCGCGCAGGGGTGTGAGCGCACAGTTACCGAAGAGTAATGACGAGTTCGTGCCGCGACAAGGGGTGTAAGGGCGGCGCTTCACGCGGTGTCGCACGCAGAGGAAAGCCCCGCTCCCGCACTCGGGAACGGGGCCGACGGCCTCCTCGCCGGGTCAGCGGATGCCCGCGACCCTGCCCTCCAGGCCCAGGAGGAACTCCTTGCGCTCCAGTCCACCCGCGTACCCGGTCAGCGAACCGTTCGCACCGATCACCCGGTGGCACGGCACGATGATGCTGATCGGATTGCGTCCGTTGGCCATGCCCACCGCCCGGGAGGCGGTCGGCCTCCCCAGTTCCTCCGCCAGCTGGCCGTAGCTCGCGGTCTCGCCGAACGGGATGGTCGTCAGCGCCGCCCACACCCTCAACTGCCAGTCGGTCCCCACGGGGGCCAGCGGCAGGGTGAACTCGCGCAGCTCGCCCGCGAAGTACGCCCTCAACTGCTCCTCGGCATCGGCGAACGGCTTGTGGTCGGCCACCCAGTCCTGCGGGACCACCCGCGTCAGCCCGTCCTTGGCGGGGGTGAGCACGCCGCCCAGGGCCGCGCCGTCACCGAACAGGGTCAGGTCGCCCACCGGCGACTCCATCGTCGTGTACCGCGTCGGTCCGGGCAGGGGAGCACGGAACTCCACCGTCGCCACCCTCGGGGGCGCCTTCGGCTCCACGTCGAACGCCAGCATGCCCTGTCCCTCCTGTCCGGGTCCCCCGAACGCCTGCGCCTGCCGCGTGCTCATGCCGATTCCTTCCGTTCCTGACGTTCCTTCGAAGCATCCCGCACGCCGTCCCGCACGACCACGTCCGCCCGAACGGCCGTGCTCTCCCGCTCACGGTCGGCCAACGACGCCCACAGCGCGTGGTTGGCGTAGGACCGCCACGGGCTCCACTCCCGTGCCTCGCGCGCGGCCGCCGCG is drawn from Nocardiopsis dassonvillei subsp. dassonvillei DSM 43111 and contains these coding sequences:
- a CDS encoding methylated-DNA--[protein]-cysteine S-methyltransferase; amino-acid sequence: MLAFDVEPKAPPRVATVEFRAPLPGPTRYTTMESPVGDLTLFGDGAALGGVLTPAKDGLTRVVPQDWVADHKPFADAEEQLRAYFAGELREFTLPLAPVGTDWQLRVWAALTTIPFGETASYGQLAEELGRPTASRAVGMANGRNPISIIVPCHRVIGANGSLTGYAGGLERKEFLLGLEGRVAGIR